CCATAGCTTATATTTTTGATATGGAACATGGAAAGGCGTACGATTTCCTCCTTGTTAATAAGGGATACATAGTCATTAGTTACTTCACTGAGTACGCCCTCTAGTTTTTCAGGGCCTCCCCGATTAATTTTTACCCATTGAAATTTTAAAGAATCCAGAATTCCTTGAAAGTTATCGGCTTTTTTAAAATCGAATCCTTCTGGAATCTCCAAATTCAGCGCCAATTTTTCTGTTAAACTGTCCGTAATACTTTTTATGTGATGAATAGGGTAATATATAACTCCATCTTCCTCCGTAAGTACGACAAGATGATCCACATACACATCTAAAACAATTGCGATCCTCGATTCAGGTCCACCGCGATCAATTTTAACTGTTTTACCTACTAAATAATTTAATACTTCATTACCCATCTTAAGTTTCCCCCTTGGAAAAATATAAATATTAACACTGCATCTATATGTGTCATGGAATGATGTTGTCCTAATAAAATAGCCTGTTTTTATTTTTAGGGCAGAAAAAAAGCTCATTTGCCTATGAAAATAAAACGATAGGCATGAGCTTTTAACGCAGAACTATTTGAGGAAATTGAATATATACACATTTCTTTCTTGGTCAAATTTGGATCAGGTGATTATCCTTTGTCTTTCGTTGAAGACAACACAGTTTGTTCCACCCATTTTTTTCGTTCTTGCCGTTCTGTACTCCATTGATAGATGTTCCGAAATCCGAGGATGAGTGAAACGATCACCCCGCTCATTGCTACAAATAAAGCGAAATATTCCAGAGGATTATAGTTCAAAATGTGGCGCCAATTAATTTTTCCAGCAAAATCACCAATGACAACGCTCATGCCGAACATTTGTCCGATAACAGAGTAGAGTGTCAAAATTAATAACAGCAAGCTGTCCTTTTTTGTATTCGCATTTTCCTGATATTTAAATAAGCTGTACAAAGTTTGTTTTGCATCGTTATACAATAATTCGATATTGAAAATTCTCCTGAGATGATTGTATATATCACGGCCTTGTGATTGTGAGGCAATTTCTGAAAAAAAGTAATTAGCTGTAAAAGAATTGATGGCATAAATCAATCTTTCCATTTCTTTTTCATCCCGATCGATATTCAAATCCGCAAAGGAATGTGCAATTTTTAATAGAACGATTTTATGAAATAAATTTAAAAGCAGCGCATAATAGAATTCGCCATAAACTTGGCTGATCAGCTGTGTCACTTTCTCCGAATTTTCATTCGTCATACAGATAAAACTATGTTCTTCCATCGTAAAAAAAGTATTGGGCTCCCAGCGATGATAGGAGTGTTTCTGTAAATAATCAGTGATATAAGGAAGATTGTTGGCACTGACATATGGTTTTCCTTCATTTGACAAACCGCAAAGGCCGACTCCGCGATAAACATCAACTAAATCATAGGATGATGTTTCTTTAATAGAAATAAAAGATTGGACATACATTCTGGCATCTTCAAAAAAGGGAAATGGTTTAAAGTGTGCTTTATTGGGATCTTTTAAAGTAAAATATTTCATCACACTTTGATAGAGATGGTCTAAAACAAAATGGCTTACTTGCTTAAAGATTTTCCCATCACATTCAATTTCTGTTTGCAAATCTCTTTTATTTTTCGGCTCAAGAACACGGAAACGAGCTGCAAACTCAGTAGCGTTGGAAATGGTTAAATCATCAGAATTCATTAATTCGGTGCGGATCGTTAAAAATCCCAATTCATATGGACAAAGGTTTATGTCAATGGAGAGAATTTGAAAGGGGATTTTGATAAGATCTGTCATTAAAACACCATGGATATTAAGTGCTTTGGAATATCTCTGGATTCCTTTCTCATATTCTGAACTTGGAAAAAGTATTTTATTGGTAAATGGAAGAAAGTAGGATCTCATATCCTGATGTGAGACACAAAATTGTCCGTAGTACCTATTTTCATCCTCTTCATGTTTTAATTGGAAGTGTTTATAATCGTCCTTCAATAAAATAGGAATGATGTCCTTCTCAGTACCTGCCTTAAATGAAAAAGGAAGAATAAACTGAAAGAGTGCCACATCAACACTTTTCTCACGAACTTTCATTTGTTGCATCTCTGATTGATCCTTTCTATTAATGATATCTAAAATAACTTACCCTAAATTTGTTTGGCCTAACCAATATGGATTAGAACAAGAACTCACATATGGATGCAGAAATATGTCGACAGAACGCAGAAATAATTGTAGAATAATTTCATATGTTTAATATAAAATCCGCTAAATGCGGTAGAGGTTCTAGCTACCCTCTTAAAAAAACTAAGGAAAACAGGACTGCTTTCTTTAGTGGTCCTGTTTTCCTGTCCAAAAGGAGAATCCAAATGAAGAAAAAAGAAAAAGCTGTCGTCGTATTCAGCGGCGGCCAGGATAGCACCACATGTTTGTTTTGGGCTTTAGAGCGATTTGAAGAAGTAATCGCCGTTACCTTTAATTATAATCAACGCCACAAAGCAGAAATAGAATGTGCAAAAAATATTGCAAATGAACTTGGTGTCAGGCACCATATTTTAGATATGTCTTTATTGAATCAGCTGGCTCCGAATGCTCTTACTCGTGATGATATTGAGGTTAAAGAAGGGGAAAATGGAGAACTGCCATCTACATTTGTTCCAGGACGTAACCTTTTATTTATGTCTTTTGCAGGGGTCCTTGCAAGCCAGGTTGGGGCAAAGCATATTATTACTGGAGTTTGTGAAACAGATTTTAGCGGGTACCCAGATTGTAGGGATATCTTTATAAAATCATTAAATGTCACGTTGAATTTGTCAATGGATCAAGAATTCGTTATTCATACTCCATTAATGTGGCTAAATAAAGCGGAAACTTGGGCACTTGCAGATGAGTTACATGCATTGGATTTTGTCCGGAATCAAACATTGACTTGTTATAACGGGATTATTGCCGATGGCTGCGGCGAGTGCCCTGCCTGCAAGTTAAGGAAACGTGGCTTGGAACAATATCTAAGCACAAAAGGGGAGTGATTATCACATGTATGGCTTTCGAATCGTGGATAAACTCCAAAAAATAGATGAAGATATCAATCGAAATCAATTAAAATATCATTCCAAACGAGTACTTGTTAGTAAGGAATTTACCTTTGATGCTGCCCATCACCTCCATTGCTACGAGGGAAAGTGTAAAAACCTGCATGGTCACACATATACAGCCGTATTGGGTGTGAGTGGTTTTGTGGATGAACGCGGCTTAATGATGGATTTTGGGGATCTAAAGGATATTTGGAAAAATGAAATTGAAATTTTTCTTGATCATCGATACTTGAATGAAACGCTGCCTCCAATGAATACCACAGCTGAAAATATGGTGGTATGGATTTATGAAACACTGTCGGCATCTCTAAAGGAACGGAAGGACCAATATGATGGCTGCAGGGTAGAATTTGTCCGCCTTTATGAAACACCAACCAGCTATGCTGAAGCAAGACGGGAGTGGATGGAAGTTGAGTAAAATTCCAGTTATGGAGATTTTTGGTCCAACCATTCAAGGAGAGGGAATGGTCATCGGCCAAAAAACGATGTTTGTCCGTACTGCCGGCTGTGATTATTCCTGCAGCTGGTGCGATTCGTCGTTCACTTGGGATGGCAGCGGTAAAAAAGACATCCGAATGATGGCTGCAGAGGAGATTTGGCAGGAGTTAAAAGAAATTGGCGGGAAGAATTTCTCGTTTGTCACCATTTCTGGAGGGAATCCTGCCCTATTAAAAGATTTGAATGGCTTGATTGATCTATTGAAGGCTAATGATATAAAGATTGGCGTTGAAACCCAAGGCAGCAGTTGGCAGGATTGGTTTTTCAAAATTGATGAACTAACAATATCGCCTAAACCGCCAAGCTCCAAAATGGTGACAGATTATTCGGTGTTAGACGAGATCATTATGAAACTTAAACAGAGCAATTTATCCCAAAATGTCAGCTTAAAGGTTGTAGTATTCGATGATTTAGACTATAAATATGCTAAAAATATTCATCAGCGCTACCCCGATATACCTTTTTTCCTTCAAGTAGGAAATGATGATTTAACAACAACAGATGATCAAGCTCTGCTGATGCATTTGGTTCAAAAATATAATCAGCTGATAGATAAAGTAATGAAGGACTCAGCCCTCAATCAAGTCAAAGTCCTTCCGCAATTGCATACTTTATTATGGGGAAATAAAAGAGGGGTATAGTGGGGAAATAAAGCACCAATATGGTAATGGAGTGATTTCATTCGCCATATTGGCTTTTCTATTTAACCCCCATCCTTTAAAAAGATCTGCAAATAAGGATGATGATCGCTAAAAAAAGGAGTCCTGCAATAAAAATAGGGCCCAGACCCGAACTATATACAAGGTAAATTTTAATATGCTCAAAAGCATTTACTATTAAAAATAATAGTAACAAAAACCCTAAACAAATGATTAATGGCATTCTTTTATTTCGCTTCAACTTAGCCAGCTCCTTTGTGGAAGCTTAGTAAAACTATATAAAACAATATGTTGAGCCATTCTTGTCTTATTCTTCAGAAAATACCCTGGGGTCTTTTTCAGCGCCTTTAAATAAAATATTTACAATGTGCACTAATTAGGTTACTATTGTTGTGGTAACCATATTAAGGTTGACTTAAATAGCCTATTGCTATTTTTATTTAAGAAATGGTTATTTTAAATGAAAACGATCTCATGATTTTGAATAAAAATGGGAGCGCTTCAAAAAGTAAAGTTAAATTCATCATGTTTAAACATTTTGTGGAGGTTTTTTATGCATTATTTTGTTTCCATTCTTGGATTAGCAGTTGTGTTTGGTTTCGCTTACCTTCTTAGTGGAGATCGAAAAAAGGTAAAATTTAAACCGATTATTCTGATGATCGGAATACAAATTATTTTATCCGCTCTATTATTGAATACAGAATTGGGGCTGATTATTATTAAGGCTATTTCAGCTATGTTTGGTCATTTGCTTGAATATGCCGGTGAAGGAGTATCCTTTGTGTTTGGAGGATTAGCGAATAAAGGCGAGGTTCCTTTTTTTATAAATGTCTTGCTTCCAATAGTTTTTATTTCTGTATTAATTGGTATTTTTCAATATTTAAAGATCCTCCCATTCATCATGAAGGGTGTTGGCTGGCTTTTAAGTAAAGTGAACGGAATGGGGAAACTTGAATCATATAATGCAGTGGCTTCGATGATGGTAGGGCAGTCAGAGGTGTTCATCACCGTCAAAAAACAATTAGATCTGCTTCCTGAGCATCGGCTTTATACATTGTGTGCCTCTGCCATGTCAACTGTTTCCATGTCTATCGTTGGGGCCTATATGACCATGATTGAACCTAAATATGTGGTTACAGCTCTTGTATTAAACCTTTTTGGCGGCTTTATTATAACATCGATCATTAATCCATATAGTATAAAGCCGAGCGAAGATATTTTGGAAATTCACGATTTGAAAAAACAATATTTTTTCGAAATGCTGGGAGAGTATATTCTTGACGGATTTAAAGTAGCGATAATCGTTGGTGCTATGTTAATTGGTTTCGTTGCGTTAATGGCGGGAATCAACCATTTGTTTGAACAAATATTTGGCATATCCTTTGAACATTTGCTTGGTTTCGTTTTCGCACCTATTGCTTTTGTGATGGGCGTACCTATTTCAGAAGCAGTAAAAGCCGGAGGAATTATGGCAACAAAGCTAGTTACCAACGAATTTGTCGCCATGATTGATTTATCAAAAATTTCTCATACATTTAGCCCCCGAACTCTTGGCATTCTTTCTGTATTTCTTGTATCCTTTGCAAATTTCTCTTCTATTGGAGTTATTTGCAGGAGCCGTTAAAGGTCTTAATGAAAAGAAAGGAAATGTGGTAGCACGATTTGGTTTAAAACTTCTTTATGGTGCAACACTTGTAAGTATCTTGTCAGGTGTTATTGTAAGTTTTGTAATATAACATGTTCAAAAAGGCGGTCCAAAGGGCCGCCTTTTTATATTCAACAAAATCTTATTAAAAATTTAATCATCTCCTATTGCAAGATTTAAATGTTTTAGGTTACTATTATGGTAGTAACCTAAAATAATATGGGGGGAATAAACCAAATTGAATTTTCGGGTTTATATTTTAGCCATTGTTTCTTTTGTTGTTGGAATGGCGGAGTTAATTGTTGGAGGGATTCTGGATTTAATTTCTAATGATCTCAATATTTCGATTGGAACAGCCGGAGAACTTATTACCATTTATTCACTTGTGTTTGCGATTGCTTCTCCAATTCTTTTAACCTTAACAGCAAAGGTTGAAAGGAAAAGACTAAGCTTCATTTCTTTATTAATCTTTTTATTAGGAAACATGGTTGCTTTTTTAAGTCCTAATTTTTATGTATTGTTTTTCTCAAGGATGATCTCAGCTGCAAGTGGTTCCTTGCTGGTACTGCTTTGTGTAACAATTGCTTCCTGTATTGTGAAAGAGGAGTTTCGGGCAAGAGCAATTGGGATTATATTTATGGGAATTAGCGGTTCATTAGTGTTGGGCGTGCCAATCGGACTCGTGTTAGCCTCCCGCTTTGGGTGGAGAGTTCCATTTTTATTTATTGCACTTCTTACTTTAATTTCCATGGTTGGGGTTCATTTCTTTTTAACCAGAATGGAACCTAAAGCGGTGATTCCACTCCGCATGCAGCTGTTAACCTTAAAGAATACGAAAACGTTATTTGCTCAATTGACGTCACTATTGTTTTTAACAGGGCATTTAACTCTTTATGCATATCTGACACCATTTTTAAAGACCATGCTTCATTTAAACGCAGGTTGGATCAGCATTTTCTATTTTATTTTTGGAATTTCTTCTGTTTTCGGCGGTGGACTTGGCGGGTGGCTTGCTGATAAATGGGGTTCAAAGAAAAGTATATTAACCATTATCACGGTATTTTCAATTGTGATTTTTATTCTGCCAAAAACAGCGTTTTCTGTCACATTATTTGTGATCGTGATGATGATTTGGAGTATGTTAAGTTGGGCAATTACACCGGCACAGCAAAATTATCTGATCGAAACTTCTCCGGAAACGTCCGATATTCAACAAAGTTTGAATAATTCGGCGCTGCATTTTGGAATTGCCTTTGGATCAGCCATTGGTGGAATGGTAGTAAATGAATATTCCGTGGTTTACAATGCATCTGTTGGTTCAGTGTTCATTCTTCTGGCTTTAATCTGTGCAATTGTGTCTATCACAAAATCCGCTGAAAGAACAAGAGAAATTCAAAGTATACAATGATTTTATAAGAGGAGGTGAACATGACGAAAGCAGATGAGTATCTGTTTGTCGTCATGGAATAATGAGTATTCATATTAATGCAAAACAAGGGGATATTGCAGAAAATATTTTATTACCTGGAGACCCGCTTCGTGCAAAATACATTTCTGAGACTTTTTTAGAAGATGTGTTTTGTTATAATGAGGTTCGTGGAATGTTAGGATTTACCGGAACTTACAAAGGAAAAAAGGTATCAGTACAAGGAACGGGAATGGGGATTCCATCCATTTCTATTTATGTAAATGAATTAATTCGGGAATATGGAGTAAAGAATTTAATTCGTGTCGGAACCTGTGGAGCGATCCAAAAGGATATCAAGGTAAGGGATGTCATTCTTGCTATGACGGCTTCCACTGATTCCAATGCTAATCGTCAAGTCTTCCAAGGAGTGGATTACGCACCTTGTGCTCATTTTCCATTATTGCAAAAGGCTTATCATTCTGGAGTGGAAAAAGGGTTGGAGATGAAGGCAGGGAATGTGCTGTCAGCCGATTTATTTTATCGTGACAGTATGGAAATTGTCGAAAAGTTAGCTAACTATGGTGTTCTGGCTGTAGAAATGGAGACATCTGCCTTATACACTTTGGCAGCTAAATTTGGTGTTAATGCCTTGTCGATTCTTACTGTTAGTGATCATATTTTTACTGGTGAAGAAACAACAGCTGAGGAACGACAAACTACTTTTAACGATATGATGTTAGTCGCTCTAGAGGCAATAACAAAATAAATTGAATGAATGGGACTCTCTATACGAGAGTAAGCAGATGACTCTTACCAGAAAAGGTTTAATATTTCTGGTAGGAGTTTTTTATTTTTGAAAAATTAATTTCCTCGTGTCCATATCGTATAAGCTTCATCTTATATATTATTCCAAAAAGACTAGGAGGAAGTTTATTGGCTAGTTTTCTAATATTTAGAATTAGAGTTGGAGGGCAAGCCATTTAACAATGGTTCGCAAATTTGATTTACTTAAAAAACTTAATTTAATTAAGTTTTTTGTGGAGTTTTTCATATTATTTCTGTATAATGAGTTTGATGATCATCATATTTTTTAGGAGATTGGCTATGTATCAAGAACAAAGGCTTACATTGATTAAAAATTATTTGGCCTCCTTTGAAAGTATTACGTTAGAAGAAATATGTGAAAAACTTAATGTTTCAAAGGATACAGCAAGAAGAGATCTAGTTAAACTTGAAGAACGCGGGGAGATTATAAGGATTAAAGGAGGTGCCACACTACCTTCGGCAAATCACCATTTAATCGATTATAGAGAACGAAAAGTAACGGAAGGAAAAGAACAAATTGCACTAAATGCGGCATTACTCATTCAGGATCAAAATGATTTGTTGATGGATACCTCTTCAACTTGTGCGCTAATGGCTAAATTTATGGGAAACAAGCAAATAAACGTCGTTACCAACTCTATAGATATCGTTGACTTATTAAGCGAGAATTCAGAGATTCAATCATTTTTACTGCCTGGAAAATTCAATAGAAAAAACAGAAATCTAACAGGTCCTAGAACAATAGAAGCATTAAGTGACTTCAAGGTAGACCAGCTATTTCTTGGTGCTTGTGGAATCGACCTTGAAGGTGTAACCTCCCCAGACGAGGAGGAAGCATTTTTAAAGAAAAAAATGATCAGTTGTGCACGACAAGTGATTCTTCTAGTTGATTGTACTAAGTTTGAAAAAGCATTCCTTCATAGAGTTTGTGATTTTACTAAAATTGATGTCATTATCACAGATAAAAAACCAGATGATTCTCTAATGGAAAAGATGATAGAAAATAATATTAAATTAATTGTTTCAGAAGATGAAGAAAGAGAGAGGGATTGGAATGAGAAAAATTAAGGTTGGTTTAGTCGGCTATGGTTTTTCAGGTGCTACATTTCACGCACCGCTGCTAAGTGTTCTAGAGGAATTTGAAATAACGAAAGTAGTCAGTTCCAATAATGAAAAAGTTCAACAGGATTTAGGTGACGTGAAAGTAGTTCGTAGCTTAGAAGATGTTCTAAAAGATCCATTGATTGAATTAGTGGTTATTACTACGCCGAGCGGCATGCATTACGAAATGGCGAAACAAAGTTTATTAGCTGGAAAAAATGTAATCTTGGAAAAGCCAATGGTTGTTGAACCATGGGAAGCAGAAGAGCTCATTAAGATTGCCGAAGAAAAGAAGCTTCTATTAAGCATTTATCATAATAGAAGATGGGATAATGACTATTTGACAGTCCAAAAGCTTGTGCGAAATGGTTTGCTTGGAGATATCAATACCTATCAAGTACATTTTGATCGTTTCAGGCCTGAAGTAAGAGATAGATGGAGAGAAAAGCAAGGTCCTGGATCGGGCACGCTTTATGATCTAGGTTCACATTTAATCGATCAAGCATTAAATCTATTTGGCTTCCCTCAATTTATATTTGCGGATGTTTTTGCTCAAAGAGAGAATGCAGAAACGGATGATTATTTTCATATTATTTTGGGATATGAGAAGTTACGCGTCATTTTACATTCTGGTTCCATCATTCCGGATAATGGACCACGTTTTCAAGTTCACGGAAACAAGGGGAGCTTTATAAAATATGGCATCGATGGACAGGAAGCGGCGCTTAAAGAAGGTAAGAAGCCGATTGATCCATCCTGGGGCGCAGACAATCCGCAATTCTACGGTATCCTTGTTACAACGGATGGGGAAAAAGAGAAAAAAGAAACAATTGAAACTTTACATGGGTCTTACATAACCTACTATAAAAAAATTGCTGAAAGTATTTTTGAAGGAAAAAATGCTCCAGTTACTGCACATGAAGGATTATCGGTTATTAAGATTATCAATGCTGCTCTTGAAAGTAGTAAAGAAAAGAAAGTTGTTTATTTAGAATAAATCTTTCGCTTTTTGAGGAGGGGGAAGTATGGATCATATCAATATTCAACAGAAAATGGAAAAGATAAAAAAACAGGAAGAACATCTTCTATTTAAACGCTTCACTAATGAAAATGCACTAGAAATTGGTTTATATATCGTGGAATCAGCCAAAAAAATCAATAAACCTGTAGCTATAAATATCCTAAAAAATGGTCAAACAATATTCCATTATGCTATGGATGGAACAGCGCCTGATCAAGATGAATGGATAAAGAGAAAATCAAATGTTGTTCTCCGTCATCATCATAGTTCTTATTATATGAGATTATATAATGAGTTGAAAAACAGATCATATTTTGAATTTTACTCTGTCAGTCCTTATGAATTTGCTCTACATGGCGGGGCGTTTCCAATTAATGTCGAAGGTACAGGAGTAATTGGCGTTATTACCGTTTCGGGCTTGGCCCAGGAGGAGGACCATGAATTAATCATAGAGGCTTTAATGAAATTTCTTCATAATCCTTCAAGGCAATAATTCTGTTTAAAGAAGGGTTATAGGATATTCAGGTCATTCGACTGACGTACCAAACAACTTGTTAAGAAAATCAGCAATCACCTCTACCAATTCTTAACAAAAAAATCCTTTATTTGCATACAAAATAGGAGTTTAACACTTATTGTCTGCAAATAAGGGATCTGTTTTTAATATCTTAAACGTAGTAACAATTCTTTAATTTCTTGATCTTTCATTAAAGTTTCTTCGAATCTTTTAGTGATTTTCGTCAAGGCTACATCATGGTAGAAAAATTCTGTAAAAAATTTGACAATTGGTCTCGATTTCGTTTTCATGGCCTGCCAAGAATCATTCTCTACACCGGCAAATAATATTTCTTCATCATCTATAATAATGAGCCGGTTTTGCTCTAACATTTGATGTTCTTCGTTTG
Above is a genomic segment from Neobacillus endophyticus containing:
- a CDS encoding oxidoreductase, translating into MRKIKVGLVGYGFSGATFHAPLLSVLEEFEITKVVSSNNEKVQQDLGDVKVVRSLEDVLKDPLIELVVITTPSGMHYEMAKQSLLAGKNVILEKPMVVEPWEAEELIKIAEEKKLLLSIYHNRRWDNDYLTVQKLVRNGLLGDINTYQVHFDRFRPEVRDRWREKQGPGSGTLYDLGSHLIDQALNLFGFPQFIFADVFAQRENAETDDYFHIILGYEKLRVILHSGSIIPDNGPRFQVHGNKGSFIKYGIDGQEAALKEGKKPIDPSWGADNPQFYGILVTTDGEKEKKETIETLHGSYITYYKKIAESIFEGKNAPVTAHEGLSVIKIINAALESSKEKKVVYLE
- a CDS encoding heme-degrading domain-containing protein, whose amino-acid sequence is MDHINIQQKMEKIKKQEEHLLFKRFTNENALEIGLYIVESAKKINKPVAINILKNGQTIFHYAMDGTAPDQDEWIKRKSNVVLRHHHSSYYMRLYNELKNRSYFEFYSVSPYEFALHGGAFPINVEGTGVIGVITVSGLAQEEDHELIIEALMKFLHNPSRQ
- the queC gene encoding 7-cyano-7-deazaguanine synthase QueC → MKKKEKAVVVFSGGQDSTTCLFWALERFEEVIAVTFNYNQRHKAEIECAKNIANELGVRHHILDMSLLNQLAPNALTRDDIEVKEGENGELPSTFVPGRNLLFMSFAGVLASQVGAKHIITGVCETDFSGYPDCRDIFIKSLNVTLNLSMDQEFVIHTPLMWLNKAETWALADELHALDFVRNQTLTCYNGIIADGCGECPACKLRKRGLEQYLSTKGE
- a CDS encoding DeoR/GlpR family DNA-binding transcription regulator, whose amino-acid sequence is MYQEQRLTLIKNYLASFESITLEEICEKLNVSKDTARRDLVKLEERGEIIRIKGGATLPSANHHLIDYRERKVTEGKEQIALNAALLIQDQNDLLMDTSSTCALMAKFMGNKQINVVTNSIDIVDLLSENSEIQSFLLPGKFNRKNRNLTGPRTIEALSDFKVDQLFLGACGIDLEGVTSPDEEEAFLKKKMISCARQVILLVDCTKFEKAFLHRVCDFTKIDVIITDKKPDDSLMEKMIENNIKLIVSEDEERERDWNEKN
- a CDS encoding MFS transporter, producing the protein MNFRVYILAIVSFVVGMAELIVGGILDLISNDLNISIGTAGELITIYSLVFAIASPILLTLTAKVERKRLSFISLLIFLLGNMVAFLSPNFYVLFFSRMISAASGSLLVLLCVTIASCIVKEEFRARAIGIIFMGISGSLVLGVPIGLVLASRFGWRVPFLFIALLTLISMVGVHFFLTRMEPKAVIPLRMQLLTLKNTKTLFAQLTSLLFLTGHLTLYAYLTPFLKTMLHLNAGWISIFYFIFGISSVFGGGLGGWLADKWGSKKSILTIITVFSIVIFILPKTAFSVTLFVIVMMIWSMLSWAITPAQQNYLIETSPETSDIQQSLNNSALHFGIAFGSAIGGMVVNEYSVVYNASVGSVFILLALICAIVSITKSAERTREIQSIQ
- a CDS encoding spore coat protein yields the protein MGNEVLNYLVGKTVKIDRGGPESRIAIVLDVYVDHLVVLTEEDGVIYYPIHHIKSITDSLTEKLALNLEIPEGFDFKKADNFQGILDSLKFQWVKINRGGPEKLEGVLSEVTNDYVSLINKEEIVRLSMFHIKNISYGLKIEKAEEEQSNNQNTNQFTNSEYDERSSRYEESYARRRSERGREFSRYEQSDSQSFNERAVVPSSSEDPNLSELMTSMEKFFRNLAKTNPNSTV
- the queD gene encoding 6-carboxytetrahydropterin synthase QueD, with the protein product MYGFRIVDKLQKIDEDINRNQLKYHSKRVLVSKEFTFDAAHHLHCYEGKCKNLHGHTYTAVLGVSGFVDERGLMMDFGDLKDIWKNEIEIFLDHRYLNETLPPMNTTAENMVVWIYETLSASLKERKDQYDGCRVEFVRLYETPTSYAEARREWMEVE
- the deoD gene encoding purine-nucleoside phosphorylase translates to MSIHINAKQGDIAENILLPGDPLRAKYISETFLEDVFCYNEVRGMLGFTGTYKGKKVSVQGTGMGIPSISIYVNELIREYGVKNLIRVGTCGAIQKDIKVRDVILAMTASTDSNANRQVFQGVDYAPCAHFPLLQKAYHSGVEKGLEMKAGNVLSADLFYRDSMEIVEKLANYGVLAVEMETSALYTLAAKFGVNALSILTVSDHIFTGEETTAEERQTTFNDMMLVALEAITK
- the queE gene encoding 7-carboxy-7-deazaguanine synthase QueE translates to MLKQDGSGWKLSKIPVMEIFGPTIQGEGMVIGQKTMFVRTAGCDYSCSWCDSSFTWDGSGKKDIRMMAAEEIWQELKEIGGKNFSFVTISGGNPALLKDLNGLIDLLKANDIKIGVETQGSSWQDWFFKIDELTISPKPPSSKMVTDYSVLDEIIMKLKQSNLSQNVSLKVVVFDDLDYKYAKNIHQRYPDIPFFLQVGNDDLTTTDDQALLMHLVQKYNQLIDKVMKDSALNQVKVLPQLHTLLWGNKRGV